The Pedobacter mucosus genome window below encodes:
- a CDS encoding beta-ketoacyl-ACP synthase III, which produces MSKIHAAITAVNGYVPDYVLTNAELETMVDTSDDWITSRTGIKERRILKGEGLGTSDLAVHAVNGLLKKRGIDAKEIELIIFCTTTPDFTFPATANVLADKIGATNAWGYDLQAACSGFIFGLSTGAAFIESGKHKKVLVVGGDKMSSIINYEDRTTCIIFGDGCGCALLEPNEEGLGILDSILRTDGSGRDYLGMKGGGSVQPATHESIDARLHYAHQAGPVVFKFAVTNMADVAAEIMERNSLTSDDVAWLVPHQANKRIIDATANRMGVTTDKVMINIERYGNTTNGTIPLCLWEWESRLKKGDNIVLAAFGGGFTWGSIYLKWAYDSN; this is translated from the coding sequence ATGAGTAAAATTCACGCTGCAATTACTGCAGTAAATGGTTACGTTCCCGATTATGTGCTTACAAACGCAGAATTAGAAACCATGGTTGATACTTCTGATGATTGGATTACCAGTAGAACCGGCATAAAAGAACGTAGAATTTTAAAGGGTGAAGGTTTAGGAACATCAGATTTAGCTGTTCATGCAGTTAATGGCCTTTTAAAAAAACGAGGAATTGATGCAAAAGAAATTGAATTAATTATTTTCTGTACCACTACTCCAGATTTCACTTTTCCTGCAACGGCAAACGTTTTGGCTGATAAAATTGGCGCAACAAATGCTTGGGGTTATGATTTACAAGCGGCCTGTTCAGGTTTCATTTTCGGCCTATCTACAGGTGCAGCATTTATAGAATCAGGTAAGCATAAAAAAGTATTAGTTGTTGGTGGCGATAAAATGTCATCTATCATTAATTATGAAGATCGTACTACCTGTATTATTTTTGGTGATGGTTGCGGATGTGCTTTGCTCGAACCTAATGAAGAAGGCTTAGGGATTTTAGATTCAATATTGAGAACTGATGGTTCTGGTCGTGATTACTTAGGCATGAAAGGTGGAGGTTCCGTTCAACCAGCTACACACGAAAGTATTGATGCAAGATTACATTATGCACACCAAGCAGGACCTGTTGTTTTCAAATTTGCCGTGACTAATATGGCAGATGTTGCCGCAGAAATAATGGAACGCAACAGTTTAACTTCTGATGATGTTGCATGGTTAGTTCCTCACCAAGCCAATAAACGCATTATTGATGCTACCGCAAATAGAATGGGCGTTACTACTGATAAGGTTATGATTAACATTGAGCGTTACGGAAATACCACCAATGGAACCATTCCGCTTTGTTTATGGGAATGGGAAAGCAGGTTAAAAAAAGGTGATAATATTGTTCTGGCAGCTTTTGGTGGAGGTTTCACATGGGGTTCTATTTACTTAAAATGGGCATACGATTCAAATTAA
- the accB gene encoding acetyl-CoA carboxylase biotin carboxyl carrier protein: MDIKQIQELIKFVSRSGVNEVAIEQENFKITIKTNQAPTIVHSTMQQAPLLQAAAPVATAPTAPIGDTPAVPAAEDTSKYITVKSPMIGTFYRSASPDKPMFINVGDEIAVGKVVCIIEAMKLFNEIESEISGRVVKILVDNASPVEYDQPLFLVEPI; this comes from the coding sequence ATGGATATCAAACAAATACAGGAACTGATTAAATTTGTTTCTCGTTCTGGTGTAAACGAAGTTGCTATAGAGCAAGAAAACTTTAAAATCACCATTAAAACAAATCAGGCGCCAACAATTGTGCATTCAACAATGCAACAAGCACCGCTTTTACAAGCTGCAGCACCAGTTGCAACAGCTCCGACAGCACCAATCGGCGATACGCCAGCTGTTCCAGCTGCTGAAGATACATCAAAATATATTACGGTAAAATCGCCGATGATTGGTACATTTTACCGTTCAGCAAGTCCAGACAAACCAATGTTCATTAACGTAGGTGATGAAATTGCAGTTGGTAAAGTAGTTTGTATCATTGAAGCAATGAAATTATTTAATGAAATTGAAAGTGAAATTTCAGGGCGTGTTGTTAAAATCTTAGTTGATAACGCTTCACCAGTGGAATATGATCAACCATTGTTTTTAGTAGAACCTATTTAA
- the accC gene encoding acetyl-CoA carboxylase biotin carboxylase subunit, producing MFKKILIANRGEIALRIIRTCKEMGIKTVAVYSTADRESLHVRFADEAVCIGPPPSKDSYLNIPNIISAAELTNADAIHPGYGFLSENAKFSNICREYNIKFIGATPEQINGMGDKASAKETMKIAGVPTIPGSEGLLTSFKEGIKIANEMGYPIILKATAGGGGRGMRVVWKDEDFENAWDSARQESGAAFGNDGLYLEKYIEDPRHIEIQIIGDQFGRACHLSERDCSIQRRHQKLVEESPSPFMTDELRVRMGEAAIKGAMAVSYEGAGTIEFLVDKHRNFYFMEMNTRIQVEHPVTEEVINFDLIKEQIKVAAGIPISGKNYFPDMHAIECRINAEDPFNNFRPSPGRITNFHSPGGHGVRVDTHVYAGYLIPSNYDSMIAKLICVAQTREEAICTMERALGEFVIEGVKTTIPFHLQLMKDPNFRAGNFTTKFMETFEFSEQ from the coding sequence ATGTTTAAAAAAATACTAATTGCCAACAGGGGAGAAATTGCTTTGCGAATAATCCGTACCTGTAAGGAAATGGGCATCAAAACGGTTGCTGTTTATTCTACCGCAGATCGCGAGAGTTTACATGTACGTTTTGCTGATGAGGCCGTTTGTATTGGTCCACCTCCAAGTAAAGATTCTTACCTAAATATTCCAAATATTATTTCTGCAGCAGAGTTAACAAACGCTGATGCTATCCATCCAGGATATGGTTTTTTATCAGAAAATGCTAAGTTTTCTAATATTTGCCGTGAATATAATATCAAATTTATTGGCGCAACCCCAGAACAAATTAATGGTATGGGCGATAAAGCTTCGGCCAAAGAAACCATGAAAATTGCTGGCGTACCAACTATACCAGGTTCTGAAGGTTTGTTAACCAGCTTTAAAGAAGGTATTAAAATCGCCAATGAAATGGGCTATCCAATTATACTTAAAGCAACTGCCGGTGGTGGTGGTCGTGGTATGCGGGTAGTTTGGAAAGATGAAGATTTTGAAAATGCATGGGACAGTGCCCGTCAGGAATCTGGAGCTGCATTTGGAAATGATGGGTTATATTTGGAAAAATATATCGAGGATCCTCGTCACATTGAAATTCAAATTATTGGCGATCAATTTGGTAGAGCTTGTCATTTATCAGAACGCGATTGTTCTATTCAACGTCGCCATCAAAAATTAGTAGAAGAATCTCCTTCTCCTTTTATGACGGATGAACTCCGCGTTAGAATGGGCGAAGCTGCCATTAAAGGTGCTATGGCTGTAAGTTATGAAGGTGCAGGTACAATCGAATTTTTGGTTGATAAACATCGCAACTTTTACTTCATGGAAATGAATACGCGTATTCAGGTGGAGCATCCTGTTACAGAAGAGGTTATTAACTTTGATTTAATTAAGGAACAAATTAAAGTTGCCGCTGGGATCCCGATCTCAGGTAAGAATTATTTCCCAGATATGCATGCGATCGAATGCCGTATAAATGCTGAAGATCCATTTAACAACTTCCGCCCATCACCAGGAAGAATTACTAATTTTCACTCTCCAGGCGGTCATGGTGTACGTGTTGATACTCATGTTTATGCAGGATATTTAATTCCATCAAATTACGACTCGATGATTGCAAAACTTATCTGCGTTGCACAAACACGAGAAGAAGCAATTTGTACAATGGAACGAGCTTTAGGTGAATTTGTAATTGAAGGTGTTAAAACCACAATTCCTTTCCATTTACAGTTGATGAAAGATCCGAACTTTAGGGCCGGAAACTTCACCACAAAATTTATGGAAACCTTCGAATTTTCGGAACAATAA
- a CDS encoding M56 family metallopeptidase, whose product MTFAHYLLQVNLYLIIFYGFYKLLLDKETYFTLNRGYLVAAGALSLGIPFIRLEWLTEQKAAQHVYTTVSWDTVLQQATSVTENSSGNNLGTWVVYIYCGGALFFLGKLIFNLFMVKRLLKTTNTGTAFSFLSKKVIDYSLPQMEIINVHEDAHIKQLHTLDILFFEIVGIITWLNPVIYFYKKAIKNIHEYLADEDAAKFQGNKADYALLILSQSFGISPSTLTNGFFDKSLIKKRIYMLNRERSRKRAVLKYGVFIPLFAIFIILSSATVRKNKNLITFSEELPLNKPLDLVTEIVLKPVDSVTVLKSKSLIKVKAEGVWKDFYQFLGRSIKYPEEAFGQDLQGSTQIKFIIKNGKINNLINHVSLGSGCDEEVMKAILSYKNFKKSEDGNYAIKVVFQLSGSNSISKNKGIAAVNGYKNLSPIVIIGYKSQNVITSSEGKKIFDFVSVEKQPEFPGGIREFYEYLGKSIKYPEAAKENNVQGKVFASFVVEEDGTLTDVQITRGLGSGADEEAIRVLKESPKWNPGLIAGKAVRVKYNINVNFSLNDKPIDKKATVIIKSSGLDQVNVSIGKVGATNFGDNFKGVIVLDGVRLADNTLMNTINPNNIESISVLKDQSAISVYGLKAKSGAIIITTKMDKTGFRSLTPNELIIDKKINNSIKVREKF is encoded by the coding sequence ATGACCTTTGCGCACTACCTTTTACAAGTCAATTTATACTTAATCATTTTTTATGGTTTCTATAAATTATTATTAGATAAAGAAACATATTTTACACTCAATCGCGGTTATTTGGTCGCTGCTGGTGCCTTATCATTAGGAATTCCGTTTATTCGTTTAGAATGGCTAACCGAGCAAAAAGCAGCTCAGCATGTATATACAACCGTAAGTTGGGATACTGTTTTACAGCAAGCCACAAGTGTAACCGAAAATAGCTCTGGTAATAATTTAGGTACATGGGTTGTCTATATTTATTGTGGTGGTGCCTTGTTTTTTTTAGGTAAGTTGATATTTAATCTTTTTATGGTAAAGCGATTACTTAAAACGACCAACACGGGTACAGCTTTTTCTTTTTTAAGTAAGAAAGTAATTGACTATAGTTTACCCCAAATGGAGATTATCAATGTTCATGAAGATGCACATATTAAGCAATTACATACGTTAGATATCTTGTTTTTCGAAATTGTTGGGATAATTACTTGGTTAAACCCAGTGATTTATTTTTATAAAAAAGCAATAAAAAATATTCACGAGTATCTTGCTGATGAGGATGCTGCTAAATTTCAAGGTAACAAAGCAGATTATGCATTATTAATTTTAAGCCAATCTTTTGGTATTTCGCCAAGTACTTTAACAAATGGATTCTTTGATAAATCATTAATAAAAAAAAGAATATATATGCTTAATAGAGAACGATCGAGGAAAAGAGCTGTTTTAAAATATGGCGTTTTCATTCCCTTATTTGCAATTTTTATTATTCTATCCTCTGCAACAGTACGAAAAAATAAAAATCTAATCACCTTCTCTGAAGAATTACCACTAAATAAACCGCTTGATTTGGTTACTGAAATCGTTTTGAAACCAGTTGATAGTGTCACCGTTTTAAAATCTAAATCTTTAATAAAAGTAAAAGCTGAAGGAGTGTGGAAAGATTTCTATCAATTTTTAGGTCGTTCTATAAAATATCCTGAAGAAGCTTTTGGTCAGGATTTGCAAGGAAGTACTCAAATAAAATTCATCATAAAAAATGGTAAAATAAATAACCTTATTAATCATGTTAGTTTAGGTTCAGGTTGCGACGAAGAGGTGATGAAAGCCATTTTATCCTACAAAAATTTTAAAAAGAGTGAAGATGGTAACTATGCAATCAAGGTTGTTTTTCAGCTTTCGGGCTCAAACTCAATATCAAAAAATAAAGGTATTGCCGCAGTAAATGGTTATAAAAATTTATCTCCAATTGTTATTATCGGATACAAATCACAAAATGTAATTACAAGTAGTGAAGGCAAAAAGATTTTCGATTTTGTGAGTGTTGAGAAGCAACCTGAATTCCCTGGGGGGATTAGGGAATTCTATGAATATTTAGGAAAAAGCATAAAATATCCAGAGGCGGCTAAAGAAAACAACGTACAAGGTAAGGTTTTTGCGAGTTTTGTGGTAGAAGAGGATGGTACCTTAACTGATGTACAGATAACTCGTGGTTTGGGAAGCGGTGCAGATGAAGAAGCAATTAGGGTTTTAAAAGAATCTCCAAAATGGAATCCTGGGCTTATTGCAGGAAAAGCGGTAAGGGTTAAGTACAACATCAATGTTAACTTCTCATTAAACGATAAGCCAATAGATAAAAAAGCCACTGTTATTATCAAATCAAGTGGATTAGATCAAGTTAACGTTTCAATAGGAAAAGTAGGAGCTACAAACTTTGGCGACAATTTTAAGGGTGTTATTGTATTAGATGGTGTTAGGTTAGCTGATAATACTTTAATGAATACAATCAATCCTAATAATATTGAATCCATTTCCGTGCTTAAAGATCAATCTGCAATTAGTGTATATGGCTTAAAGGCTAAAAGTGGTGCAATAATTATTACCACAAAAATGGATAAAACTGGTTTCAGAAGTTTAACACCAAATGAATTAATAATAGATAAAAAGATTAATAATAGTATCAAAGTCAGAGAAAAGTTTTAA
- a CDS encoding BlaI/MecI/CopY family transcriptional regulator, producing the protein MKIKDLTKAEEQIMQVLWQLEKAFVKDVIDELPLPKPAYNTVSTIIRILETKGFIGHEAFGKAHQYHPIISKEEYKRHATEKLLGNYFENSVESMFSFFVKEEKLDLSDVDEILKMINDIKHRPK; encoded by the coding sequence ATGAAAATAAAAGATTTAACTAAAGCTGAAGAGCAGATTATGCAAGTATTGTGGCAGTTGGAAAAAGCATTTGTTAAAGATGTAATTGATGAATTGCCCTTACCCAAGCCCGCTTATAACACCGTTTCTACAATTATTAGAATTTTAGAAACCAAAGGTTTTATTGGTCATGAGGCGTTTGGTAAAGCGCATCAATACCACCCAATTATTAGCAAGGAGGAATATAAGCGACATGCAACGGAAAAATTATTGGGAAATTATTTTGAAAATTCTGTAGAGAGTATGTTTTCTTTTTTTGTAAAGGAAGAAAAGCTTGATTTAAGTGATGTTGATGAAATATTAAAAATGATTAATGATATTAAACATAGACCGAAATGA
- a CDS encoding helix-turn-helix transcriptional regulator — MSFSDNQQKINDSIAQIALISSSIPGVVLLHDIKNGSVVWMSELGLKQLNITLADITKLTAEEYYFKFFNSEDAKDYVPKILNLIENNNDEEICTYFQQVRLLSGADYTWHMASTKIFLRDDKHQPLLTITIAFPIDAMHHMAVKASRLLEENNFLRRNSAIFSSLSLREREILKLLALGKSSGETANQLFIAPQTVETHRKNIKQKLKTSSYYELCEYARAFDLI, encoded by the coding sequence ATGAGTTTTTCAGATAATCAACAGAAAATAAATGACAGCATTGCCCAGATTGCTTTAATTTCTAGCAGCATTCCTGGCGTTGTTTTATTACACGATATCAAAAATGGGTCAGTTGTTTGGATGTCTGAATTAGGATTAAAACAGCTTAACATCACTTTAGCAGACATAACCAAACTTACAGCAGAGGAATATTATTTCAAATTTTTTAACAGTGAGGATGCTAAAGATTATGTTCCCAAAATTCTTAACCTAATTGAAAACAACAATGATGAGGAAATCTGTACATATTTTCAACAGGTTCGTCTATTAAGCGGAGCAGATTATACTTGGCACATGGCTAGTACAAAAATATTTCTAAGGGATGATAAACATCAGCCGTTGTTAACAATAACAATAGCATTTCCCATTGATGCGATGCACCATATGGCTGTGAAAGCATCTAGATTATTGGAGGAAAATAACTTTTTAAGAAGAAACTCAGCGATATTTTCAAGCTTAAGCTTAAGAGAACGAGAAATACTTAAATTATTGGCATTAGGCAAAAGTTCTGGTGAAACTGCAAATCAACTCTTTATTGCTCCCCAAACCGTAGAAACTCATAGGAAAAATATTAAACAAAAATTAAAAACGAGCTCATACTATGAGCTTTGTGAATATGCAAGAGCATTTGATCTAATTTAA
- a CDS encoding Tex family protein → MLAHHKLIATELKISEKQVTATLNLLDDGATIPFISRYRKELTGSLDEVQVAAIRDRVLQLRDLDKRREAILKSMTELGKLTPELEKLINTAETISLLEDIYLPYKPKRKTRASIAKEKGLEPLANQIFEQKNIDLNTIAQSFINIEKGVNSLDEALAGSRDIIAELISENAEIRTKMRHYYQEKAIFKAEVIKGKEEEGIKYKDYFDWSESVKTAASHRVLAMRRGEKELILRLDALPPAEDAIAILEKQFILSNNASSKQVQQALEDGYKRLLEPAMETELRVLTKQKADVEAIKVFVENARQLLLAAPMGQKNVLAIDPGFRTGCKVVCLDKQGQLLKDTVIYPHTGQGNIKNAADIIQQLCKKYKIEAIAIGNGTAGRETESFIRGLNLPDVTIVMVNESGASIYSASDVARAEFPTQDITVRGAVSIGRRLMDPLAELVKIDPKSIGVGQYQHDVDQNKLQASLDDTVMSAVNAVGVELNTASKQILAYVSGLGPTLAQNIVDYRNTNGAFKNRESLRKVPRLGDKAYEQAAGFLRIRNAENILDSSGVHPERYDLVDKMAKDLGQTLSALIKDPQVQKQINLHQYVNQEIGLPTLTDILKELAKPGRDPREAFENFSFAEGVNAISDLRTGMKLSGIVTNITNFGAFVDIGVHQDGLVHTSQLANRFVANPNDIVKVHQKVEVTVMEIDEVRKRISLSMKTEASPKSEVQSREPKADKPKPDYKPNNNKPNFKPKQEPKIADGDLQDKLAKLKGIFK, encoded by the coding sequence ATGCTGGCGCATCATAAACTAATTGCAACTGAATTAAAAATTTCTGAAAAACAGGTAACTGCTACGTTAAATTTATTAGATGATGGCGCCACCATACCTTTTATCTCGCGGTATCGAAAAGAGCTAACGGGAAGTTTGGATGAGGTTCAAGTTGCTGCAATAAGAGACCGGGTGTTACAATTACGGGATTTAGATAAACGCCGCGAAGCGATTTTAAAATCTATGACTGAGCTTGGTAAGTTAACTCCAGAGTTAGAAAAGCTAATTAACACTGCCGAAACAATTTCCTTATTAGAAGATATTTATTTGCCCTATAAGCCTAAACGCAAAACCCGGGCATCAATTGCGAAAGAAAAAGGTTTAGAACCTTTGGCCAACCAAATTTTTGAACAAAAAAATATTGATTTAAATACCATTGCTCAATCCTTTATCAACATAGAAAAAGGCGTTAATTCTTTAGATGAAGCTTTAGCTGGCTCAAGAGATATTATAGCAGAGCTGATTTCGGAAAACGCAGAGATACGAACTAAAATGCGTCATTACTATCAAGAAAAAGCTATTTTCAAAGCAGAAGTAATCAAAGGAAAAGAAGAAGAAGGCATAAAATATAAAGATTATTTCGACTGGAGTGAATCAGTAAAAACCGCTGCCTCTCATCGCGTATTGGCCATGCGCCGTGGCGAAAAAGAACTTATCTTAAGGTTAGATGCTTTGCCTCCCGCGGAAGATGCAATTGCGATTCTAGAAAAACAATTTATTTTGAGCAACAATGCCTCATCAAAGCAGGTACAGCAAGCTTTAGAAGATGGATACAAGCGTTTATTGGAGCCTGCAATGGAAACAGAACTCCGCGTTTTAACAAAGCAAAAGGCTGATGTAGAAGCAATAAAAGTTTTTGTAGAAAATGCTCGTCAATTACTATTGGCCGCACCAATGGGCCAAAAAAATGTTTTAGCCATTGATCCAGGTTTTCGTACAGGTTGCAAAGTTGTTTGTTTAGATAAGCAAGGACAGCTTTTAAAAGACACTGTTATTTACCCGCACACCGGACAAGGAAACATAAAAAATGCAGCCGATATTATTCAACAGCTTTGTAAAAAATATAAAATTGAAGCCATTGCTATCGGTAACGGAACCGCAGGAAGGGAAACAGAATCGTTTATACGCGGACTAAATTTACCTGATGTTACCATTGTGATGGTGAATGAAAGCGGTGCATCAATTTATTCGGCATCTGATGTGGCGAGAGCAGAATTTCCAACGCAAGATATTACGGTTCGTGGGGCAGTTTCTATCGGTCGCCGGTTAATGGATCCTTTAGCCGAATTGGTAAAAATCGATCCAAAATCAATCGGTGTTGGTCAATATCAACATGATGTTGATCAAAATAAATTACAGGCAAGTTTGGATGATACCGTAATGAGCGCTGTAAACGCTGTTGGAGTAGAATTAAATACCGCTTCTAAACAAATTTTAGCATACGTTTCTGGCCTAGGACCTACTTTAGCACAAAACATCGTTGATTATAGAAATACCAATGGCGCTTTCAAAAATCGAGAAAGTTTAAGAAAGGTGCCTCGTTTGGGGGACAAAGCTTATGAACAAGCTGCAGGTTTTTTGCGCATTCGCAATGCTGAAAATATTTTGGATTCCAGCGGCGTTCACCCTGAACGTTATGATTTGGTTGATAAAATGGCGAAAGATTTAGGCCAAACATTATCAGCTTTAATTAAGGATCCGCAAGTGCAAAAGCAGATTAATTTGCATCAATACGTTAATCAAGAGATTGGCTTGCCTACTTTAACAGATATCTTGAAGGAGCTCGCTAAACCAGGTCGTGATCCTCGTGAAGCATTTGAAAATTTCAGCTTTGCAGAGGGCGTAAATGCCATTTCTGATTTAAGAACAGGTATGAAATTAAGCGGCATTGTAACTAATATTACAAATTTTGGTGCTTTTGTAGATATCGGCGTTCATCAAGATGGATTGGTTCATACCAGTCAATTGGCAAATCGTTTTGTTGCTAATCCGAATGATATCGTTAAGGTTCATCAAAAAGTAGAAGTTACAGTAATGGAGATTGATGAAGTGCGAAAGAGAATATCGCTTTCTATGAAAACTGAAGCTAGTCCTAAGTCGGAAGTCCAGAGTCGTGAGCCAAAAGCAGATAAACCGAAACCGGATTATAAGCCTAATAATAATAAGCCTAATTTTAAACCAAAACAAGAGCCAAAAATTGCTGATGGCGATTTGCAGGATAAATTAGCGAAACTAAAAGGTATATTTAAATAA